One genomic window of uncultured Fibrobacter sp. includes the following:
- the putP gene encoding sodium/proline symporter PutP: MVLTVFILYLLMMLGIGFYFSKKANSLNAYYLGNRGMNKWVVAMSAQASDMSGWLLMGLPGAVFVSGFSEAWIGIGLVIGTYLNWKIVGRRLRKYSHFCGDSITLPDFFSNRFRDNKGIIRVIASIFILAFFLFYTVSGFVASAKLFGTIFGMNYTTGLIIGAVVVVSYTFMGGFFAVCWTDFIQATMMLIAVIAIPSIIMSGSGGFAATMDAVNAQNPYLMSLFTNATTGKSIGLIALISSLAWGLGYFGMPHILVRFMSIKNAEEIKDSRRIAMTWVTICLGAVVMIALLGRYYVEAHGITVTDPERIFMILCQTLCHPAVAAILMAAILAAIMSTADSQLLVSASAFSNDLYKHLFRKKASNKEVMWVSRGVVVLITVIAVIVAMQGAPGAEGAKQGKSFLDVVMSLVSFAWGGFGATFGPIMLLALFWKRTTLPGAIAGMLVGGITTFVWKFYLSGFSAEIFQIYELVPGFVLSFATIVIVSLCTKTPSKEIQDEFDQVERTRLSDIKL; the protein is encoded by the coding sequence ATGGTATTGACCGTCTTTATCCTTTACCTGCTGATGATGCTCGGCATCGGTTTTTACTTCTCTAAAAAGGCGAACAGCCTGAACGCTTACTACCTCGGCAACCGCGGTATGAACAAGTGGGTGGTCGCGATGTCCGCGCAGGCCTCCGACATGAGCGGCTGGCTTTTGATGGGCCTCCCGGGCGCCGTGTTCGTGAGCGGTTTTTCCGAAGCATGGATAGGCATTGGCCTTGTAATCGGTACGTACCTCAATTGGAAAATCGTGGGCCGCAGGCTCCGCAAGTACAGCCATTTCTGCGGCGATTCCATTACGCTCCCGGATTTCTTCTCGAACCGCTTCCGTGACAACAAGGGAATCATCCGCGTCATCGCCTCGATTTTCATTCTCGCTTTCTTCCTGTTCTACACGGTTTCGGGCTTTGTGGCTAGCGCGAAGCTGTTCGGTACCATCTTCGGCATGAACTACACCACGGGCCTTATCATCGGTGCAGTTGTCGTGGTGAGCTACACCTTCATGGGCGGCTTCTTCGCCGTGTGCTGGACGGACTTTATCCAGGCGACCATGATGCTCATCGCTGTCATTGCGATTCCTTCGATTATCATGAGCGGTTCGGGTGGCTTTGCCGCGACGATGGATGCCGTGAACGCGCAAAACCCCTACCTGATGAGCCTGTTCACCAACGCCACTACCGGCAAGTCCATCGGCCTGATTGCGTTGATTTCTAGCCTCGCGTGGGGCCTCGGCTACTTCGGCATGCCGCACATCCTGGTGCGCTTCATGAGCATCAAGAATGCCGAAGAAATCAAGGATTCCCGCCGCATCGCCATGACCTGGGTGACGATTTGCCTCGGTGCTGTCGTGATGATTGCGTTGCTCGGCCGCTACTACGTGGAAGCGCACGGCATTACTGTTACCGACCCGGAACGCATCTTCATGATTCTGTGCCAGACGCTCTGTCATCCGGCGGTTGCCGCTATCCTCATGGCTGCCATCCTCGCCGCTATCATGAGTACCGCCGACTCGCAACTGCTGGTTTCTGCTTCTGCATTCAGTAACGACCTTTACAAGCATTTGTTCCGCAAGAAAGCGAGCAACAAGGAAGTCATGTGGGTGAGCCGCGGCGTGGTTGTGCTCATTACCGTCATTGCCGTGATTGTCGCCATGCAGGGGGCGCCCGGCGCCGAAGGCGCTAAACAGGGCAAGAGCTTCCTCGACGTGGTGATGAGCCTTGTGAGCTTTGCCTGGGGTGGCTTCGGTGCGACCTTCGGCCCGATCATGCTCCTTGCCCTGTTCTGGAAGCGTACCACGCTTCCGGGCGCCATTGCGGGCATGCTCGTCGGCGGCATCACGACGTTCGTGTGGAAGTTCTACCTCTCCGGATTCTCCGCCGAGATTTTCCAGATTTACGAACTCGTGCCCGGCTTCGTTCTCTCCTTCGCGACCATCGTCATCGTGAGCCTTTGCACCAAAACTCCGAGCAAGGAAATCCAGGACGAGTTTGACCAGGTGGAACGCACCCGCCTGAGCGATATTAAGCTTTAA
- the tsaA gene encoding tRNA (N6-threonylcarbamoyladenosine(37)-N6)-methyltransferase TrmO, producing the protein MQEISFKIIAKIKSDFDTKFGVPRQSGLVPGLKSCIRFEPEFRNADALRGLEGFSHLWIAWIFSENIRETWSPTVRPPRLGGNKRLGVFATRSSFRPNPLALSCVKIEEIHLDGDEGPEIVVSGADLMDGTPIVDIKPYIPYTDARPEAIGGFTDSVFKNRLHVNAPAEILNKLEFEKRDALVAVLEQDPRPAYQDDPERIYGFSFAGKEIKFKVNGNNLELISID; encoded by the coding sequence ATGCAAGAGATATCCTTCAAAATTATCGCAAAAATCAAAAGCGATTTCGACACCAAGTTCGGGGTACCTAGGCAAAGCGGCCTTGTCCCGGGCCTCAAGTCGTGCATCCGCTTTGAACCGGAATTCCGGAACGCCGACGCCCTGCGTGGGCTAGAAGGATTCAGCCACCTGTGGATTGCATGGATATTCTCCGAAAACATCCGCGAGACCTGGAGCCCGACAGTGCGGCCGCCCAGACTCGGGGGCAACAAGCGCCTCGGCGTTTTCGCGACCCGTTCCAGTTTCCGCCCGAATCCGCTCGCGCTTTCGTGCGTGAAAATCGAAGAAATCCACCTTGACGGGGATGAAGGCCCCGAAATTGTCGTGAGCGGAGCCGACCTCATGGACGGCACGCCCATCGTCGACATCAAGCCCTACATTCCCTACACCGACGCCCGCCCCGAAGCCATCGGCGGTTTTACAGACTCCGTGTTCAAGAACAGGCTGCACGTCAACGCCCCTGCCGAAATTTTGAACAAGCTAGAATTTGAGAAAAGGGACGCTCTCGTCGCCGTACTGGAGCAGGACCCGCGCCCCGCCTACCAAGACGACCCCGAACGCATCTACGGGTTCAGCTTCGCCGGCAAGGAAATCAAGTTCAAGGTTAACGGAAACAACCTTGAACTCATCAGCATAGACTAG
- a CDS encoding sialate O-acetylesterase, with the protein MKKVNLLGPLFGFALMAAASVYADPDPNFHIYLAFGQSNMEGQGTIESQDKTVNPRFQMLSTIDNFNGRKLGTWNEAIPPLANKHGGLGPTDYFGRTLVEKLDPQIRVGVVVVAIAGCSIVAFDSPMDQGYLNDQAGWFKDIVKDYGGDPYKRLVDMAKKAKEDGVIKGIIFHQGETDEGDSDWPGKVKKVYDRLVKDIGLDENIPFFAGEVPYQGSSKGTNNNIRKLPSQSKNFYLVSAEGLNDLDMMRIHFSSQGYRDFGKRYAEKVMEVLGDKLNPVATSTPESSSAETPTSSSGDAPASSGAENSSSSAGPADGSSSSVKSPESSADATSSSEGSEAIRAVQAKGVTIGKMVVSQNEIVVPVNLDRASRVNVSVYSVLGKQVMSMDAMFSAGENTVNLDASKLPVGNYLVSVQAGSARSTARIDIAR; encoded by the coding sequence ATGAAAAAAGTGAACCTGCTGGGCCCCCTGTTCGGGTTTGCGCTTATGGCGGCAGCTTCCGTATATGCCGACCCGGATCCTAATTTCCACATCTATCTCGCGTTTGGCCAGTCCAACATGGAAGGCCAGGGCACTATCGAAAGCCAGGACAAGACGGTCAATCCCCGTTTCCAGATGCTCTCGACAATCGACAACTTCAACGGAAGAAAACTGGGAACTTGGAACGAGGCGATTCCGCCGCTGGCCAACAAGCATGGCGGTCTTGGCCCCACCGATTACTTCGGACGCACCTTGGTCGAAAAGCTTGACCCGCAAATCAGAGTCGGTGTCGTTGTCGTGGCCATTGCGGGTTGCAGCATTGTGGCGTTCGATTCCCCGATGGATCAGGGCTATTTGAATGACCAGGCTGGCTGGTTCAAGGATATTGTCAAGGACTATGGTGGTGACCCGTACAAGCGTCTGGTTGATATGGCAAAGAAAGCCAAGGAAGACGGCGTCATCAAGGGAATCATTTTCCACCAGGGTGAAACGGACGAGGGCGACAGCGATTGGCCGGGCAAGGTCAAGAAGGTTTATGACCGCCTGGTCAAGGATATCGGGCTCGACGAGAACATCCCGTTCTTTGCGGGCGAAGTCCCGTATCAAGGCAGCTCCAAGGGCACGAACAACAACATCAGGAAACTGCCGTCCCAGTCCAAGAATTTCTATCTCGTGTCTGCCGAAGGGCTCAACGATCTGGACATGATGCGCATCCATTTCTCTTCGCAGGGCTACCGCGACTTTGGCAAGCGTTATGCGGAAAAGGTGATGGAAGTCCTGGGCGACAAACTTAACCCGGTCGCTACTTCGACACCGGAGTCTTCCAGCGCTGAAACTCCGACCTCCTCTAGCGGCGATGCTCCGGCATCTTCTGGCGCAGAGAATAGCTCCAGTTCTGCGGGTCCGGCGGATGGCTCCAGTTCCTCGGTAAAGTCTCCTGAAAGCAGCGCCGATGCGACATCGTCGTCTGAAGGCTCCGAAGCTATTAGGGCTGTGCAGGCCAAGGGCGTTACCATCGGGAAGATGGTTGTCTCGCAGAACGAGATTGTCGTTCCCGTGAACCTTGACCGTGCTTCCCGCGTCAACGTGAGCGTGTACTCGGTTCTCGGCAAGCAGGTGATGAGCATGGATGCGATGTTCTCTGCCGGCGAGAATACGGTGAACCTTGATGCTTCCAAGCTTCCGGTGGGCAACTACCTGGTTTCTGTGCAGGCCGGTTCTGCCCGTTCTACGGCGCGCATCGATATCGCCCGCTAG
- a CDS encoding sialate O-acetylesterase, whose translation MKKINIMGSLIGVALMTASTFAAPDPNFHIYLAFGQSNMEGQGDIGNEDKNVDERFQLLWSADAGSCNQGASKGKWIKATPPLAHCQGAKLGPADYFGRTMVEKADSKIKVGIISVAVAGCSIKLFDKDNYKSYVSSQQGQSWMIQRINTYGGNPYGRLIEMAKKAQEDGVIKGIIFHQGETDAGDGNWPSAVKKVYDNIIKDLGLGSDIPFLAGEVLRSGVSSGANNNIAKLPQQSKNFYVVSSEGFNQALGDGQNVHFTSSEYRDFGKRYAEKMIEVLGDKIKPVAGSETPASSDSPASSSSGGTESVASSSSSGGHHHSASSSGGHHHHSSSSSLGDQPSSAASSSSDAVVSNSSSSSAPNALPAMAKSFVMAGKAQVFDMQGKFLGTVELASGASLKEIVSAKFQRSGSYLLRQGSAVKVISVEKR comes from the coding sequence ATGAAAAAAATCAATATCATGGGATCATTAATCGGAGTGGCCCTTATGACAGCATCTACATTTGCAGCCCCCGACCCTAATTTCCACATCTATCTCGCTTTCGGCCAGTCCAACATGGAAGGCCAGGGCGATATCGGCAACGAAGATAAGAACGTTGACGAACGCTTCCAGCTGCTTTGGTCGGCTGACGCTGGATCGTGCAACCAGGGCGCATCCAAGGGGAAATGGATCAAGGCAACGCCGCCGCTGGCACACTGTCAGGGGGCGAAACTAGGTCCGGCCGACTACTTCGGTCGCACTATGGTCGAAAAGGCCGATTCCAAGATCAAGGTGGGTATCATCTCTGTCGCGGTTGCCGGCTGCAGCATCAAGCTGTTCGACAAGGATAACTATAAAAGTTATGTCAGTTCGCAGCAGGGCCAGAGTTGGATGATCCAGCGCATTAACACCTATGGCGGAAACCCCTATGGACGCTTGATTGAAATGGCCAAGAAGGCTCAAGAAGACGGCGTTATCAAGGGCATTATCTTCCACCAGGGCGAAACGGACGCCGGTGACGGCAATTGGCCTTCTGCGGTCAAGAAGGTCTACGACAACATCATCAAGGACCTGGGTCTCGGTAGCGACATCCCATTCCTCGCGGGTGAGGTCCTGCGTAGCGGCGTGAGCAGCGGAGCCAACAACAATATTGCGAAGCTCCCGCAGCAATCCAAGAACTTCTATGTGGTGTCTTCCGAAGGATTCAACCAGGCCTTGGGTGACGGCCAGAATGTACATTTCACCTCGTCGGAATACCGCGACTTCGGTAAGCGCTATGCTGAAAAGATGATCGAGGTCCTGGGCGACAAGATTAAGCCTGTTGCCGGTTCGGAAACCCCGGCTTCGAGCGACAGCCCGGCATCCAGCAGCTCTGGCGGAACGGAATCTGTAGCCAGTTCCAGCAGTTCGGGTGGACATCATCATTCGGCTTCCAGCTCGGGCGGACATCACCATCATTCGAGTTCCAGCAGCTTGGGTGACCAGCCGAGTTCCGCTGCAAGTAGCAGCTCCGATGCGGTTGTTTCGAACAGTTCCAGCAGTTCTGCACCGAATGCGCTCCCGGCAATGGCGAAGTCCTTTGTCATGGCGGGCAAGGCCCAGGTGTTCGACATGCAGGGCAAGTTCCTCGGCACGGTCGAACTGGCTTCTGGCGCTTCGCTCAAGGAGATTGTCTCAGCCAAGTTCCAGCGTTCCGGAAGCTACTTGCTCAGGCAAGGTTCCGCAGTCAAGGTCATTTCCGTAGAAAAACGCTAA
- a CDS encoding lipocalin family protein — MKNIILTASVFSLALAFCGCSSDEEEESLSDKCRKGDDSACLVGTWNMLAIQDAATDYNVIADFTTGPGRLVINEDGTFTYTYATAVSSLMSSSCGGLNDSGKWTYDKATKTITIKFTVGEQCNPNPTISSIVKVNETDMTLNGKVFQINEDFFGATQPVEYYKRVAIQ, encoded by the coding sequence ATGAAGAACATCATTTTAACAGCATCCGTTTTCTCCCTGGCTTTGGCCTTTTGTGGTTGTTCCAGCGACGAAGAAGAAGAATCCCTTTCCGACAAGTGCCGAAAGGGCGACGACTCCGCCTGCCTGGTAGGGACATGGAACATGTTAGCCATCCAGGACGCCGCCACCGACTACAACGTCATCGCCGATTTCACGACCGGGCCGGGTAGACTCGTCATCAATGAAGACGGAACCTTCACGTACACCTACGCCACCGCTGTAAGTTCCCTCATGTCATCCAGTTGCGGAGGATTGAACGATAGCGGCAAATGGACTTACGACAAGGCAACCAAGACCATCACCATCAAATTCACGGTGGGCGAGCAGTGCAACCCCAACCCGACAATTTCGTCGATAGTCAAGGTCAACGAAACCGACATGACTCTCAATGGTAAAGTTTTCCAGATAAACGAAGACTTCTTCGGTGCCACACAGCCTGTAGAATACTACAAGCGCGTAGCCATCCAATAA
- a CDS encoding glycosyltransferase family 2 protein yields MPPIDSFIFIPAYNVEKSLAGTLESIRPAVWKRSRVLVIDDGSTDRTKEVFEEFRERTHEKNILRYIRFEKNQGYGAVVKKGIAEGIASGAKFVACLHGDGQYPGDRLGEFFAAMACHDLALIQGSRMAIEGEAEEGGMPLHKRIGGAILTAIENLAFRQQLTDRHSGFLVYSTAFLKTLDLEKLSSSFDIDLEIISKADSSGFPMAELPIPTHYGDEKSHLNVITYGLRVLLQVVRRLFA; encoded by the coding sequence ATGCCGCCGATTGATTCCTTTATATTCATTCCTGCGTACAACGTAGAAAAAAGTTTGGCAGGGACTCTTGAAAGCATCCGTCCGGCGGTTTGGAAACGTTCCCGCGTGCTCGTGATTGACGATGGCTCAACCGACAGGACCAAGGAAGTGTTCGAAGAATTTCGGGAACGGACTCACGAAAAGAATATCCTCCGCTATATCCGTTTCGAGAAAAACCAAGGTTACGGCGCCGTGGTCAAGAAGGGAATTGCCGAGGGTATCGCTTCGGGTGCCAAATTTGTGGCTTGTCTCCATGGCGATGGGCAATATCCTGGGGACCGGCTTGGAGAATTTTTTGCAGCAATGGCATGCCATGACCTGGCGTTAATCCAGGGGTCTCGCATGGCGATCGAGGGCGAGGCCGAAGAGGGGGGGATGCCCTTGCACAAGCGCATCGGGGGAGCCATTCTCACCGCCATTGAAAATCTTGCATTCCGTCAGCAACTGACCGATAGGCACAGCGGTTTCTTGGTGTACTCGACGGCTTTTCTCAAAACGCTTGACCTGGAAAAACTCAGCAGTAGCTTTGATATCGACCTGGAAATCATTTCCAAGGCCGATTCTTCCGGGTTCCCGATGGCAGAACTCCCCATCCCGACGCATTACGGCGATGAAAAATCACATTTGAACGTAATTACATACGGCCTGAGGGTGCTCCTGCAGGTCGTACGTCGCTTATTTGCTTAA